TTAAAAATGGTACGCAGGGATCTTATTCCCACTCTACCTCTACCCCGGCGACTCATCGATTATTTGAGCACACCTCATTACTACAGTGAGCAATTAGCTGAGCAAGACGATAGAGCTGAATCTCCTGTTAGTTCTTCGACTGGTGAATTAGAGAAGATTTGTTTTACACCGCAAGGCCTATCGTGAGGTACAAATACATAATCTTTTGTTCTTCGTTTTCTCGTGAAATTACTTGCCAAATGTTTAATACGTATAGATTAAgaattaaaaggttttataCAATTTTGTTTCTTACAACTTTGTTAAACGACATTATGACTAAATATGACAACATAGATGGCTTTTATATAAATTACATCTTGATTTAGATTTTAAACATAATATTTAACATCTTTTTGAAAAGAAGAGGGTAATCCGTTCCACGCAGTTCGCATATAGACTTATGAACGATATAGTTAATTGCATAAAagcactaaaaaaaaaaattataagaCAAAAAGTAAAATTAGTTTGAAAACAGTTTTCAATCAGAATTCATATTGATCTAATTAAAAGTGCACAGATAAATTAGgactaaatattatattttttgttttttgtctTTATTTAAAAAGTACTTATTGAATCATTTTAACAAATTCTATGTGTCAATTTTAATATAAGTTCCTGTTTGTTGTTTTAAAAATAACACTCTACAACTCTACAAGATgcgatgaatgtataatattcatatataaTGAATGCAAGACAGTGATCAAATAATTCCTTCTTATGTGCCATATACCTTACGTTGTTCTTTTCATTTAGATATTAAAAACATGTTTTAATTCatggaattttaattaataaattatgcTTTCGTCAGAGATCCAATTATGGCATTTAATTATCGTCTTTATATCGTTATTCTAAAATACATGTTTTAATATAAATGAGAAGAATATGAATATAGTTAATCTACATCCTACATTTGACATTCAAGTTCATTGAATGATTAATATATAGAGTCAATAAATCATTTCTAAATACACTGCACATACAAGCAATTGTGAGAGAAGGCTGTAGGCTAACGTTATACTAAGGTATAGTTTGGCACATACAAATCAGTTATTGTGTCTGACTCAACTGTAGCACATTTCAATATTAATCAGTTCAACATGttgtatcgtgttttaagtttAGAAGTAGTTGCCACAGACTGATTAACTTAGATTAAACATTCAACAAACTAATGGAATCATAATGCagtataaatattttcattcaaGCATCAATTGTATGTTGCCGCAAATTATTCTCATAATTGTTTTCAAAAATCATTTCTTTAACGAAACGTAGTTTCATTATTACTTTATAATGTAAATATTTTTGTGTATATTGCTTGATTTTATAGAATAATTAAATTGCCAGGAATATGTTAATGCCTGACAAATTAGATTCATACGTACATGTATATGTACGTATTTTATGATTTTTTAGATCTATAAAAGGATAATTAAtctatgatgtgcaatttttcatATGTATCACACTTTTTTCCATTATTTATAGCAAATTTTAAAATAAGATTTATAACGATATTTACCTTGGAAGGTAAGGAAATTCTTTGTTAAAACTGATTAGCAACTGGTGCTATgtaaaattataaattataGAATTCTGATTCCTTAAATTATGCAGTTGAATCAAGGTAATCGCTAAGTCACTTTATTCTTGTGCTCAGATAAATTTAACAAGATTACGTCATCGTGCAATGCATTTAATCGAATTTAGTTATATTAGTACATTTAATTTTCTGTAAGTAATATCTTATTTTACCTTCGtagatctttttcttttttataattTCGATAAAGTTCCAAAAATGTATACTTTCATACTAAAATTTATTTGCATTCGTTACATAAATTTTAGATCATAACTTAAAATTAAGAATTAATATAAATCAAGCAAAAACGTTTTCAATTTACAATTTCGAGTAACCAAATGAAAAAGTAGAAAGGAGCTTCGGATAAAATTTAGTAAATTGTAAtgacatatatttttatttttgtctCTTTCCTGAAGAGGTGTATAAACTCATCTTCAGAAACAGAGACATTACTTTGATAAATTTTGTATTCTGTAATGTTATACAGAGCTCACTATGAAGCATTGATATAAAGATAGATTTTTCAAGGAAGGGAGAAAGTTTTTATACAAAATGTGTACTGACTGTTACTAGACAGATTAATTAATCaaactttttattttattttattcattgcatTGCTTTTCCTGTGCAGCTTTATAAATCATGGAATAGCAAAGGCCAAATATATGTATTGCTCAGAAATCATTTTTGTTTGCACTTTCGTGAACACTTTGCAGTACTAAACAAACAAATTTTATACTTAATATTCACATGGTAGATTTTGCaatacaattattattactggaTCTGAAAAGGACTATGTCTAAGGATAAATTGAAACATACTGTGAAGCATTTGCGTGTAATTAATGATTAAAGGCACCATGATACCTCAGCCAGAGGGAAGTATAAATAGAGCAGAATTAGTACCATTTTATAACAAATGTATTTTACATTAATAATAAGTTGCACATATGTATTCTTGTGAAGAAGTTCACATTATTGAAGAGTATCAATGCTTTATTTAATTAAGTTTTATCTATTATTAACATCAATATTAAAGAAATACACAAATTCTATGCCAAGTGTTGTAGAATGATAAATGTGTTTAAAACAAAGTTTTGTTTATGTAATTATGTATAAATAAGtgtgttttatatttttatactgCCTCTTAAATAAGAGTGCATAGGAAATATTGAATTTTATTCTACACTTTTGATACTGAAATGTGATATTATTGTTAATATTAAAAGTTTATACTTAATTGTACATTTTCAAGAAAGCATTTTGAATAGGACATCTTTGAATCTGATTATAAAAGATACAATTTCTATTGTTTCccatattatttaaaatttcacTGACTTATGGAAGCTGAGTCCTACGTCTATTTTCATTCTCATCTACAATTTTGTGAAGTCTTCTCTAATATTTCTATCAAACTCTCCAAAATCTAAAAGATAAATATCTGGATCAACTAAATCTATCCATAGTTCCTGAGATCTTACACTGATAAGTAATAAGGCAGAGACTGTACAACATTGATATTGGTAAAATATGAGAATTTGATAAAGAGACTTCTCCTTTTGAGAGATAGAAACTTTACAGCTTCTAGCTTCTTCACAATTTACCATGCTAATCCATGCTCCTTTTACTTCAGCAATTGCCAAATTGATTTATGGAGATTTGATTTCAAGCATAATTTCTATCAGCAACTGTTGATTTGTGGGCCACAGAATAACTCCTGATCAACTATTCTTATGTTCTTGCCATTATTCTATTGTTGTCTGTGATTCCCTTACTTTGTGAACACTTCAGGGTTAAAACTCTTCTTATCAGTGGTCTCACTAACCAATTAATAAATGAATTATTAAACTTCAATGACAACACATCTTCTAGTGCAGCAGGTAATAGGGACAAACATTTCCTCTTTTGAGATGAAAATCATATTCCCAAAGTTGGCTAGAATTCCATCTTTACATTATAAACTTGAGAGAAGCACTTTGATAATACCATCTTCGCAATCGTTAACAAGAAGAGCTGAACCCAAGTGAACAAAAAAATGTACATAGTTTTATAAAACAAGCCTAAAACGCAttgattaaataaaatattaaattaggaAATTATTATGAACAATTCTTTATAAACATGCACTTGGCATAGAGTACTAATTTACTTCTTATATGCCAAAGCTTTTAATTGTATTCAAAGTATAACATTGCTCTATCACTTCAAAAATCCTGTAAAATTAATTGcttgtatacatatatttatctGTTTACAAACTAATGTATTATGCACATTACTTTAAAGATCATTTTGGGTAAATTGATTTCAAATACATAGTTTTATTTTAATATGTAAAAACAaataaatattgcaaaaaatattgtaataaaaataGAAGAATTAAATATTACTAAGAAGGTTTACATTTTTGAAATATTCACAATGTTGTACTTTGATTATAATATACTGATACATCATTTTTTTATAACGTACATAATTTACAAGTGCTAGTCATgaacattgcgttttaagttgGAATTCAGTATTGTTTACTAATAAATATCAATTTACTTCTGAATATGTGCATTTATTTTTTTGTCTTTTTTAAAGATATAATCCAAACATAATTTTTAATAGATGAAAGTACTAAAAATATGTAAGCTCTTTGTTGTTATTTTAATAAGAGTTAACTGTTATGtctttaattataatttttatatcttttaatttatttattctagTCTAACACAATTTATCACCAAGTTCGATGGTCATTAGAGTGAGGGATGCATGATAATCAGAAACCTATTATAAATCTTTTAATTTTGTAAATATTATGATAATACAAGATATGTTTTCGAATATGCACAATAACAAATTTGTGGATAATTCATTGAAACATTAAAATAAGTGTACATcactatgaaaaaaaaaatgaaacttgAGTAAAAGGTACATAATTtactttcatgataaaacatagtttTAAGTCTAAATTTAAATAAGTATACTACTCATATAAACACCTTCCATTGATAAATATGTTCATATAATTTGTAGCAGTAACATTAAGTTTTTTTCATTATAAAATTCAACGATATACAAATGTTTTTAATCCCAAAAATGCATATAATGTATTCATAAAAAATGTTACTCTAgtttcatttttgtatttattgcaAGTAATATGACTTTCTAACCACAATAAATATCCCCTTTTAACAtcgtaataaaataatttaatgGAGAATTGTTTACTAATGAATATTTAGTACTATTTTTGTAActgtaatttaaataatttgcaCAATTCAAGTTTTTCACATGTATGAGCACAAGAAGAAAATTTTTTCATTACTTTATTACAGTCAAGGGTACTCTAAGCGTAAACAAATGCATATGTATTTGATTACCCATGTTTGTACTGCAAtgttgaaaataaaatacattttttGAGACATACTAGTTTGTTTccggttttttttttcttttgatcGAATATTCTTATTGCTATTACATGTGACTGTAAATCGTACatttgtgtatatatatatataagcacATTAGATACtacatttaaataaaattttataaggATATACACGTgcacgcgtgtgtgtgtgtatgttgaTCATTGAATCATATGATAGTTTAATTACAATCTTTTTGTTCAATTATATACTAAATGTCTTAATTTAAGGTGGGATACCAAGTGTTTTTCTAACCAGCTTTTGAGCGATTCTTTCAAATTCGGGCCGGTCCTCTCTCCACATTTTGGCAGCATCTACATTCGCTCCACTTTCATCATTTGGTTCTGCTAACATGCTTACTACACTTAACAATATTTTTTCTACACTTTGGACTGGACTCCATCTTTCTGCACTGCTTTCATATCCCATAGGATCATCTCCAGGTGCATGTAATATACTTATACATACTCTTCCATCTGCATAaactagataaaaataaattgtaaagtaAATAGTGTATTATTGATATTGTTACTGTATTATTTACTCTCTTGGTTTGCCAATTACAATACTTGGAAAACACTGAAATAAttctttcaaaaattcgttaatGACTGTGTGATTGCAGACCATGAAAGCAATAAATCTCTGAATGGTAATTCAGTATCTCCTTAAAAGAAATCTTACTATTTGGATGGAACATCTCACAAGTGAATTGCATCTTTGGTGGGCTTAATGGGTAGTCTGGTGGAAATATTAGTTTTGCTGGAAATACACCACCTTCAAAGCATGTTCCTTCTGGTCCGCTGCAAATAAATACATTTCTTAATCTATGTAGGCTTACATTATATGAATGCAAAACTTGATAAAACTCTTTAGAGGGAAAAAAATATGTAACACAGATACTCTAATACAAATGTACGATAAATAAGTAAAAAGTATGACAGTATCAGGTGTAAGTAAAATATTTAGTATTTGAATACGAACGTGATTAAGGCTTCCCATTCAAAAAAATTTTCCTCGTTTATTGGACCTGCGATAATGCCTTCAGGTGGGTTTAAGGTTAACTCTGTAAATTATGCAATCCTTCATTATATTATCGTTCGAAATCAAATTGAAACAAAAAGTAGTAAGTACGCTTTTATATGAAGTttctaatgagatgcgaagtatAGGAATAAATTTAATTCTTACGTTTATACTCTG
This genomic interval from Xylocopa sonorina isolate GNS202 chromosome 18, iyXylSono1_principal, whole genome shotgun sequence contains the following:
- the Ubc7 gene encoding ubiquitin conjugating enzyme 7, whose protein sequence is MIKTMAGSALRRLMAEYKQLTLNPPEGIIAGPINEENFFEWEALITGPEGTCFEGGVFPAKLIFPPDYPLSPPKMQFTCEMFHPNIYADGRVCISILHAPGDDPMGYESSAERWSPVQSVEKILLSVVSMLAEPNDESGANVDAAKMWREDRPEFERIAQKLVRKTLGIPP